Proteins from a genomic interval of bacterium:
- a CDS encoding twin-arginine translocase TatA/TatE family subunit encodes MFGLGTGEIVVIALIVLLLFGGRKIPEIMRGLGHGLREFKKATTEASSELQRAVDQAAPEPEKKPEPSTDEKA; translated from the coding sequence ATGTTCGGACTGGGTACGGGCGAGATTGTTGTCATTGCACTGATCGTCTTGTTGCTGTTCGGCGGCAGGAAGATCCCGGAGATCATGCGTGGCCTGGGCCACGGGCTGCGGGAGTTCAAGAAGGCGACGACCGAGGCGAGCAGTGAGCTCCAGCGCGCTGTGGACCAAGCCGCCCCTGAGCCGGAGAAGAAGCCGGAGCCCTCGACCGATGAGAAGGCGTAG